One Deinococcus carri genomic window carries:
- a CDS encoding metallophosphoesterase, whose protein sequence is MAAPSFFLTTGSDPMRVFAIADLHLATVTPKPMTVFGPNWAGHPELIFERWREEVRPEDLVLLPGDLSWAMRLPDALVDLAPVAALPGTKVLLRGNHDYWWTGAGKLRAALPPGMYALQNDALRFGNVVVCGTRGWLTPGHEPLSEDDERLLNREAERLRLSVQAAARLRQPGDHLILMLHYPPASPPYPPNALTPVIESARPDLIVYGHLHGVNPERVPRHIGGIPAFLVAADGLKFRPRLLLETGEGKGQTV, encoded by the coding sequence ATGGCGGCCCCTTCCTTTTTCCTGACCACCGGGAGTGACCCTATGCGCGTGTTCGCCATCGCCGACCTGCACCTCGCCACCGTGACGCCCAAGCCGATGACGGTCTTCGGGCCGAACTGGGCCGGGCACCCGGAGCTGATTTTCGAGCGCTGGCGCGAGGAGGTGCGCCCCGAGGACCTGGTGCTGCTGCCCGGCGACCTCTCCTGGGCGATGCGGCTGCCCGACGCGCTGGTGGATCTGGCCCCGGTGGCGGCGCTGCCGGGCACCAAGGTGCTGCTGCGCGGCAACCACGACTACTGGTGGACGGGGGCCGGCAAGCTGCGCGCCGCCCTGCCCCCCGGCATGTACGCCCTCCAGAACGACGCGCTGCGCTTCGGCAACGTGGTGGTGTGCGGCACGCGCGGCTGGCTCACGCCCGGCCACGAGCCGCTGAGCGAAGACGACGAGCGCCTGCTGAACCGCGAGGCCGAGCGCCTGCGCCTGAGCGTGCAGGCCGCCGCCCGGCTGCGGCAACCCGGCGACCACCTGATCCTGATGCTGCACTACCCGCCCGCCAGCCCCCCCTATCCGCCCAACGCCCTGACCCCGGTGATCGAGTCGGCCCGGCCCGACCTGATCGTGTACGGCCACCTGCACGGTGTGAACCCGGAACGGGTGCCGCGCCACATCGGCGGCATTCCCGCCTTTCTGGTGGCGGCGGACGGTCTGAAGTTCCGGCCCCGGCTGCTGCTGGAGACCGGGGAGGGGAAGGGTCAAACCGTCTGA